The following are encoded in a window of Fibrobacter sp. UWB13 genomic DNA:
- a CDS encoding 16S rRNA (uracil(1498)-N(3))-methyltransferase, with product MKTPDSRFYCPLISVGTIILDENESSHAVRVCRAANGDTLQLCDGLGHYADATITKADAKACEVRVDTVEDAPFKRPRLNLGIACLKDDALEEVVFHAAQTETDSIIFLRTDYSQEPKNSDLKKTVRRAELKSLVSLKQSKKPWMTRIEGPIEFDKWLKDYQGDLILCDIDGERKLDLGEGSADGTPAKPITLLVGPEGGFSPREIEAIKAFKNGKVHLLNLGNTRLRARTAAIIALGKVL from the coding sequence ATGAAAACACCTGATAGTCGTTTCTATTGCCCACTCATTAGCGTTGGCACCATTATCTTGGACGAAAATGAAAGCAGCCATGCCGTGCGCGTTTGCCGCGCCGCAAATGGCGATACGCTACAACTCTGCGACGGCCTCGGGCATTACGCCGATGCAACAATCACCAAGGCAGACGCCAAAGCCTGCGAAGTCCGTGTAGACACAGTCGAAGACGCTCCGTTCAAGCGCCCGCGCCTGAATCTCGGTATCGCCTGCCTCAAGGATGACGCCCTCGAAGAAGTCGTTTTCCATGCGGCACAGACCGAAACGGATAGCATCATCTTTTTGCGTACGGACTATTCACAAGAGCCCAAGAACTCCGACTTGAAAAAGACGGTTCGACGCGCCGAGCTCAAATCGCTCGTGAGCCTCAAGCAATCCAAGAAGCCCTGGATGACGCGCATCGAAGGGCCGATTGAATTCGACAAGTGGCTCAAGGATTATCAGGGAGACTTGATTCTCTGCGATATCGATGGAGAACGTAAGCTGGATTTGGGTGAAGGTTCCGCAGATGGAACGCCCGCCAAGCCGATTACTTTACTTGTAGGCCCGGAAGGCGGATTTTCACCTCGCGAAATCGAAGCGATAAAAGCGTTCAAGAACGGGAAAGTCCATTTGCTGAACTTAGGCAACACGCGCCTCCGCGCCCGCACCGCCGCCATAATCGCATTAGGAAAAGTGCTATAA
- a CDS encoding InlB B-repeat-containing protein translates to MERFLILALAAVAFAADPIVPSAPKLDSDGCYAISTAEELYGFADIVNASKTHDECGKLTADIYVDWESWNYTNYWVPIELFRGVFDGQNHTIENLYYSAYQFSKDSTSSVGLFGELRGFTNADGSVEKLAVVKNLGIAGNYFSGAGCNGAIAGKAHAAEITNSYQSGNVESRWVSGGLVGCASSLKISESYNKGYVSRYYEGDSTGCGGFVGRNDGDLTIVNSYNVGSASGDVAGGLVGTSLGKLSIYNSFSYIERGFTDNPLPLVGSYKSDDLVADNIFYLLPEFGEPIELGMALQKDDFRFGLILEWLRNYNKNGVEGSMWGQTLGADLYPNLTGSVLVSSVGTYENPAKKLDVKYPKKADGCYQIGSAEELYGFALIANAVSYNGDYVCGKLTKDIVVNKNVLLNDTLNGDGKNFLPWIPIWNFAGDFDGAGHVLSGLYFNDGYYYIGLFGSVMNPDPEREVKIENVGVMDSYFHGASGVGAIVGLVRDSSKAVHVRNCYSSSYILGSGAGLVGHHRGDSLTLELSYNDGIVNGSLSGGLIGQTYGKTLIANSYSAAKLISSNYVGLLVGRVGYSYTQDYRLFVVNSYGIDPYAKEKSLEVRPAISSIETRLAPEFENTFTETTKKQIEKTYRTVDSVVVSNVDSELFSDGTVATLLHNYRTAGRDGLVWGQKVGSDSYPIFSGSISASVALSDLKLVTFPDDTVKYYNKYKEGIVTTLPIPVKDGDVFGGWYANADFSGEAMKAIPAEAKGPQTFYAKWIHYPLQKDGCYEIANVSELNLFRDIVDSLKTPLCAKLTDDIVLNENVLVDGKLDSSKISSFEPWFPLNNYQGVFDGNGHTISGLILSELYCHSSSHAACGFFGRIESGNLVIKNLGIVDSYVFGGNSVGGFVGAMYGKSLVIANSYFEGVVKGYEDVGGLIGYTDRTQTLVLSCFHRGPVEGAADVGGLIGLSYETKGSLTMMYSYNEGSVSATQAVGGLIGGEITDFLHLSNSYNVATVSSSKKGGIGGLVGYLKNDSTLVYNSYNMGNVSGSDSIGGICGFKKNYVDLHLDGAYYLEGLPEGLGGTAVAAEDFANKNLLKRLQSYRDHGLDGSVWTQSDSDKYPVLNKSVSDKFIDSLLAVVTAPRSSSSSSVSSSSSSSSAVDVSSSSEPKSSSSYSEMVKSSSSSVKSSSSSSVPKSSSSSVKSSSSSEKVKSSSSSVKSSSSSNKSKSSSSSVKSSSSGKVSIASAFVASPIAIRTQGRMVEISGLQMGESYALMDLQGRLLQRGYANGSTVMLQVTQSGRYLLRVAGRNRIVNVR, encoded by the coding sequence ATGGAACGTTTTTTAATTCTTGCTTTGGCGGCTGTAGCTTTTGCTGCTGATCCGATTGTCCCGTCTGCGCCTAAGCTTGATTCCGATGGCTGCTACGCCATTTCGACCGCTGAAGAGCTTTATGGCTTTGCCGATATTGTAAATGCTTCCAAAACGCACGACGAATGTGGTAAGCTGACGGCTGATATTTACGTGGATTGGGAGAGTTGGAATTACACGAATTACTGGGTTCCCATAGAGCTTTTCCGGGGTGTTTTCGATGGGCAAAACCATACCATTGAAAATCTTTATTACAGTGCGTACCAGTTTTCAAAGGATTCTACATCAAGTGTAGGGTTGTTTGGTGAACTCCGTGGCTTTACGAACGCCGATGGTAGCGTTGAAAAACTTGCAGTTGTCAAGAACCTAGGTATCGCTGGCAACTATTTTTCTGGTGCGGGTTGTAACGGCGCCATTGCAGGAAAAGCTCATGCAGCAGAAATAACGAATAGCTACCAAAGTGGCAACGTTGAATCGCGTTGGGTTTCAGGCGGATTGGTAGGCTGTGCCAGTTCTCTTAAAATTAGCGAATCCTATAATAAGGGGTATGTTTCCCGATATTATGAAGGAGACTCTACAGGTTGTGGAGGTTTTGTAGGTCGTAACGACGGTGATCTGACTATTGTGAATTCGTATAATGTAGGCTCGGCTTCTGGTGATGTTGCTGGTGGCCTTGTTGGAACTTCACTTGGAAAATTGAGCATTTACAATTCATTCAGTTATATTGAACGGGGATTCACGGACAACCCGCTTCCTCTTGTGGGCTCGTATAAGAGTGATGATTTGGTTGCCGATAATATCTTTTATTTGTTGCCGGAATTTGGAGAACCCATCGAGTTGGGAATGGCTTTGCAAAAGGATGACTTTAGATTTGGCCTAATCCTCGAATGGTTGCGCAACTATAATAAAAATGGTGTTGAAGGCTCTATGTGGGGACAGACGTTGGGTGCTGACTTGTACCCGAATCTGACGGGTAGCGTCTTGGTAAGCTCCGTGGGAACGTATGAAAATCCTGCGAAAAAACTCGATGTCAAGTATCCTAAAAAAGCCGATGGATGCTATCAGATTGGCTCAGCCGAGGAACTTTATGGCTTTGCCTTGATTGCAAATGCGGTTTCTTATAATGGTGATTACGTTTGTGGAAAGTTGACAAAGGATATTGTTGTTAATAAAAATGTGTTGCTGAATGATACCCTTAATGGGGATGGAAAAAACTTCCTCCCTTGGATTCCTATCTGGAATTTTGCCGGAGATTTTGACGGTGCGGGTCATGTTTTATCGGGTCTCTATTTCAATGACGGATATTATTATATCGGTTTGTTTGGGTCTGTCATGAATCCGGATCCCGAACGCGAAGTGAAAATCGAAAATGTAGGCGTTATGGATTCGTATTTCCATGGCGCTAGTGGCGTAGGCGCGATTGTGGGGCTTGTTCGTGATTCTAGCAAGGCTGTCCATGTGAGGAACTGCTATTCGTCATCCTATATTCTTGGAAGCGGTGCTGGTCTTGTGGGTCATCATCGAGGAGATTCTTTGACGCTAGAGCTTTCGTACAATGATGGTATTGTTAATGGTTCTTTATCCGGTGGCTTGATTGGTCAAACTTATGGGAAAACTCTGATTGCAAATTCTTATAGTGCGGCAAAGCTGATTTCTTCTAATTATGTCGGGCTTTTGGTGGGGCGCGTTGGATATAGTTATACTCAGGATTATAGACTTTTTGTTGTTAATTCGTATGGAATAGACCCCTATGCAAAAGAAAAGTCTTTAGAGGTGAGGCCTGCTATTTCTTCGATTGAAACGCGTTTAGCTCCTGAATTTGAGAATACGTTCACGGAAACAACTAAAAAGCAAATAGAAAAAACTTATCGTACCGTAGATTCTGTTGTGGTTTCCAATGTTGATTCTGAACTTTTTTCTGATGGAACTGTTGCGACTTTGCTCCACAATTACCGGACTGCCGGGCGCGACGGACTCGTTTGGGGACAGAAAGTTGGCTCCGATAGTTATCCGATTTTTAGTGGCTCCATCTCGGCGAGCGTTGCCTTGTCGGACTTGAAGCTGGTGACATTCCCGGATGATACGGTGAAATATTACAACAAGTATAAAGAGGGGATTGTTACGACGCTTCCGATTCCTGTAAAGGATGGTGATGTCTTTGGCGGTTGGTATGCTAATGCGGATTTTTCGGGCGAAGCCATGAAGGCTATTCCTGCTGAGGCGAAGGGCCCGCAGACTTTCTACGCAAAGTGGATCCATTACCCGTTGCAGAAAGATGGTTGCTATGAAATTGCAAATGTAAGTGAATTGAATCTGTTCAGGGATATTGTGGATAGTCTGAAGACTCCTCTTTGTGCAAAGTTGACTGATGATATTGTTCTGAACGAAAATGTCCTTGTTGATGGAAAACTGGATTCGTCGAAAATATCTTCGTTTGAGCCGTGGTTCCCGTTGAATAACTATCAAGGTGTGTTTGACGGAAATGGCCATACGATTTCTGGATTGATTTTGTCGGAGCTGTATTGCCATAGTTCTTCGCATGCTGCGTGTGGTTTCTTTGGCAGGATTGAATCGGGAAATCTGGTTATCAAGAATTTGGGAATTGTTGATTCGTATGTCTTTGGCGGGAACAGTGTTGGCGGTTTTGTCGGAGCGATGTATGGGAAGTCCTTAGTTATTGCCAATTCTTATTTTGAAGGTGTTGTAAAAGGTTACGAAGATGTCGGTGGCTTGATTGGCTACACGGATCGTACACAGACCTTGGTACTTTCTTGTTTCCACCGAGGTCCTGTTGAAGGTGCTGCTGATGTGGGTGGACTTATTGGACTTTCGTATGAAACCAAAGGTTCTCTTACGATGATGTATTCTTACAATGAAGGCTCCGTCAGTGCAACTCAAGCGGTTGGTGGGCTAATTGGAGGCGAAATAACGGATTTCTTGCATTTGAGTAATTCCTATAATGTGGCTACAGTTTCTTCTTCTAAAAAGGGAGGAATTGGTGGACTTGTCGGATACCTTAAGAATGATTCGACGCTTGTATACAATTCGTACAACATGGGTAATGTTTCGGGCTCGGATTCTATTGGCGGTATTTGCGGATTCAAGAAAAATTATGTAGATCTTCATTTAGACGGTGCCTACTATTTGGAAGGCTTGCCGGAGGGTCTTGGCGGTACGGCGGTTGCTGCCGAAGATTTCGCCAACAAGAATCTTCTGAAGCGTTTGCAGTCTTACAGGGATCATGGCTTGGATGGTTCTGTTTGGACGCAGTCGGATAGCGATAAGTACCCGGTGTTGAACAAGTCTGTTTCGGATAAGTTTATCGATAGCCTGCTCGCTGTGGTGACTGCTCCGAGAAGTTCTAGCTCTTCGAGCGTTTCGAGTTCTTCAAGCTCTTCAAGTGCTGTGGATGTGTCTTCGTCGAGTGAGCCGAAGTCCTCGTCATCTTATAGCGAAATGGTGAAATCTAGCAGCAGTTCTGTGAAGTCGTCTAGCTCGTCAAGCGTACCGAAGTCTAGTAGTAGTTCTGTGAAGTCGTCGTCTTCTAGCGAAAAGGTGAAATCCAGTAGCAGTTCAGTGAAATCGTCGAGTTCGTCGAACAAGTCGAAATCCAGTAGTAGTTCTGTGAAATCAAGCAGTTCCGGCAAGGTCTCGATTGCGTCTGCTTTTGTTGCATCGCCAATAGCGATTCGTACGCAGGGGCGCATGGTTGAAATTAGCGGTTTGCAAATGGGCGAATCTTATGCGCTCATGGACTTGCAGGGCAGACTGTTACAGCGTGGCTATGCAAACGGTTCTACGGTCATGTTGCAAGTGACTCAATCCGGTCGATACCTCTTGCGGGTTGCCGGACGAAATAGAATCGTGAATGTTCGATAA
- the purT gene encoding formate-dependent phosphoribosylglycinamide formyltransferase, with protein sequence MAEIGTPLSSTATKVLFCGSGELGKEVIIEMMRLGVEVIAVDRYANAPGMQVAHRSYVINMLDGKELRAVIEKEKPDYIVPEVEAIATDTLVELEKEGYNVIPTAKATKLTMNREGIRRLAAEELGLKTSPYRFADNYEDFKAAVKEIGIPCVVKPVMSSSGHGQSVIKTEADIENSWNISQTGGRTGAASRVIVEGFVPFDYEITLLTVRHVGGTSFLEPIGHHQVGGDYQESWQPQPMKPELLEQAKVIAKKVTDALGGRGIFGVELFVCKDEVLFSEVSPRPHDTGMVTLISQDLSEFALHARAILGLPIPNIAFHGPSASKAIVVDGNSDHVKFSGLEEVLAEPDTGLRLFGKPELKGHRRMGVLLARRDTVEEAKATVMAMREKVKISL encoded by the coding sequence ATGGCAGAGATCGGTACACCTCTTAGTTCTACCGCAACGAAGGTTCTCTTTTGCGGTTCTGGCGAATTGGGCAAGGAAGTCATCATCGAAATGATGCGTCTTGGCGTCGAAGTGATTGCAGTGGACCGTTACGCCAACGCTCCGGGCATGCAGGTGGCTCATCGCAGCTACGTGATTAACATGCTCGATGGCAAGGAACTCCGTGCCGTCATTGAAAAGGAAAAACCGGACTACATCGTGCCGGAAGTCGAAGCGATTGCAACGGATACGCTCGTGGAACTTGAAAAGGAAGGCTACAATGTCATCCCGACCGCTAAGGCCACGAAGCTCACGATGAACCGCGAAGGCATTCGCCGCTTGGCTGCCGAAGAGCTCGGACTCAAGACGAGCCCGTACCGCTTTGCGGATAACTACGAAGATTTCAAGGCGGCGGTCAAAGAAATCGGCATCCCGTGCGTTGTAAAGCCGGTGATGAGTTCTTCCGGTCACGGTCAGAGCGTCATCAAGACCGAAGCCGACATTGAAAATTCCTGGAACATTTCCCAGACGGGTGGTCGCACTGGTGCTGCCAGCCGCGTGATTGTCGAAGGCTTTGTGCCATTCGATTACGAAATTACTTTGCTTACGGTGCGCCATGTGGGCGGCACCAGCTTCTTGGAACCGATTGGTCACCATCAAGTGGGCGGCGACTATCAGGAATCTTGGCAGCCGCAGCCGATGAAGCCGGAACTCTTGGAACAGGCAAAGGTGATTGCAAAGAAGGTCACGGACGCTCTTGGCGGTCGTGGCATCTTTGGTGTGGAACTTTTCGTTTGCAAGGACGAAGTCTTGTTCAGCGAAGTCTCTCCGCGTCCGCACGATACGGGCATGGTGACGCTCATTTCTCAGGACCTCTCCGAATTTGCATTGCATGCCCGCGCTATTCTCGGTCTCCCGATTCCGAACATTGCATTCCACGGCCCGAGCGCCTCGAAGGCAATCGTTGTCGATGGCAATTCTGACCATGTGAAGTTCAGCGGCTTGGAAGAAGTTCTTGCAGAACCGGATACGGGCCTTCGCTTGTTCGGAAAGCCGGAACTCAAGGGCCACCGCCGTATGGGCGTTCTCCTTGCTCGCCGTGATACTGTCGAAGAAGCCAAGGCAACTGTCATGGCTATGCGCGAAAAAGTGAAAATTAGTTTGTAG
- the ftsZ gene encoding cell division protein FtsZ: MSDFANINFEAMSRITGDDTPTRNAKVKVFGVGGAGGNTVNRMKQMNIEGVEYYAINTDAMALDQSLADHKILIGEKSTRNLGAGMDPEMGRKAVEENIDDLKKAMMGADLVFVTAGMGGGTGTGAAPIVATVARELGILTVAVVTKPFRFEGNVRNSLAQNGVRALREAADTIIVIENKKLLNLIQNTNKSATVDEAFKMADEILGNAVQSICSIMFRHGLVHVDFADIRKVMLKGGSALMGTGTAEGEGRGVAAADAALSSPLLEDIDIQGASGVLINVSHGENYSLLEHNEAMEHIYDAVGEEGNPNIIVGDITLPELGDKVCITIIATGCGGSNNAAAVNYAGIGTAAYQMNQAQAQYQAPAAPVQAATPRPTTNFLALAGRNTAAMPTAAMPAAPTVATPAVTQRVVPATAPAAPSYSAQSYTAPQNTYAQPAAARQAAPVNAAAAMFAPASSFASPSFDAKASYTEETVAPSKNARESEELPGAAEADPLSNGNYTSTFKQESRPAQTEQVNTVDYATPAYMRSQKASEDALKDRDVDYELPAFMRMTDLF, from the coding sequence ATGAGTGACTTTGCAAATATCAATTTCGAGGCTATGTCTCGTATCACGGGTGATGACACTCCAACCAGAAATGCCAAGGTGAAAGTTTTTGGCGTCGGCGGTGCTGGCGGCAATACTGTGAACCGTATGAAGCAGATGAATATTGAAGGTGTAGAATACTATGCCATCAATACCGATGCTATGGCTCTGGATCAGAGTCTCGCCGACCACAAGATCCTTATCGGTGAAAAGAGCACGAGAAATCTCGGTGCTGGCATGGATCCGGAAATGGGTCGCAAGGCTGTCGAAGAAAACATCGATGACTTGAAGAAGGCCATGATGGGTGCGGACCTCGTGTTTGTGACCGCAGGCATGGGCGGTGGTACCGGTACGGGTGCTGCTCCGATCGTTGCTACTGTTGCACGTGAACTTGGAATCCTTACGGTTGCCGTTGTTACAAAGCCGTTCCGCTTTGAAGGTAACGTCCGTAATTCCTTGGCTCAGAATGGCGTTCGCGCTCTTCGCGAAGCTGCCGATACGATCATCGTTATCGAAAACAAGAAGCTTTTGAACCTCATCCAGAACACGAACAAGAGCGCTACTGTTGACGAAGCCTTCAAGATGGCTGACGAAATCCTCGGTAACGCAGTGCAGAGCATCTGCAGCATCATGTTCCGTCACGGTCTTGTGCACGTTGACTTTGCTGATATCCGCAAGGTTATGCTCAAGGGTGGTTCCGCTCTTATGGGTACGGGTACTGCAGAAGGCGAAGGCCGCGGTGTTGCCGCTGCCGATGCAGCTCTCTCTTCTCCGCTTCTCGAAGATATCGACATCCAGGGTGCTTCTGGCGTGCTCATCAACGTTTCTCACGGCGAAAACTACTCCTTGCTCGAACACAACGAAGCTATGGAACACATTTACGACGCTGTGGGCGAAGAAGGCAACCCGAACATCATCGTCGGTGATATCACTCTTCCGGAACTTGGCGACAAGGTTTGCATCACCATCATCGCAACGGGTTGCGGTGGCTCTAACAATGCCGCTGCAGTGAATTACGCTGGTATCGGTACTGCTGCTTACCAGATGAATCAGGCACAGGCTCAGTATCAGGCCCCGGCTGCTCCGGTGCAGGCTGCTACTCCGCGTCCGACCACGAACTTCCTTGCTCTTGCTGGCCGTAACACGGCTGCCATGCCGACTGCCGCTATGCCTGCCGCTCCGACGGTTGCTACTCCGGCTGTTACTCAGCGCGTTGTTCCGGCAACAGCTCCGGCTGCTCCGTCTTACTCTGCTCAGTCTTACACGGCTCCGCAGAACACTTATGCTCAGCCCGCTGCAGCCCGCCAGGCTGCTCCGGTGAACGCTGCTGCTGCCATGTTTGCTCCGGCTTCTTCTTTCGCTTCCCCGAGCTTCGATGCTAAGGCTAGCTATACGGAAGAAACTGTTGCTCCGTCCAAGAACGCTCGTGAATCCGAAGAACTTCCGGGTGCCGCCGAAGCAGATCCGCTTTCTAACGGCAACTACACTAGCACTTTCAAGCAGGAATCCCGTCCGGCTCAGACCGAACAGGTGAACACTGTTGATTATGCTACTCCGGCTTACATGCGTAGCCAGAAGGCTTCTGAAGACGCTCTCAAGGACCGCGATGTCGATTACGAATTGCCGGCCTTTATGCGTATGACAGACTTGTTCTAA
- the ftsA gene encoding cell division protein FtsA, with protein sequence MDDNKQIVKKEDYIFGLDIGASKVNLFVGISEGDSVRVVECGDFPLESSDEYDSVVETLQKAVHTLESIAGVDVRDVYVGIAGKHVSSFSYKGLVTLPTNEVREEDIINVQRQASTLPDKAGEIIHIFPGEYTLDDETGIRNPKGYSGRRLGVEVQVVTSRPNALQDIAKCVNRAGLNVAGFVLEPLAAASAVLSNDERELGVALIDIGAGSADVAVFVKDSVRYTASLDIAGNIITSDISKCLKVPVSLSKAEELKKKYGTCSLNNLIEDETFPVPGVGDRGEVLCSRKLLAQIITARVAEIFKLLAKDLEKHHLDTVIDGGIVLTGGCCNLAGIEEIATKIFKKPVHIGKPKGMSGIQDAYQNPSYATGIGLLYYANKKHRERKQRDTDTQLLVTVKKGMQRLRDIIKTYF encoded by the coding sequence ATGGATGACAATAAGCAAATAGTCAAAAAAGAGGACTACATTTTCGGGCTTGATATTGGCGCCTCGAAAGTGAATTTGTTCGTTGGCATCTCGGAAGGGGATTCCGTCCGAGTGGTAGAATGCGGTGACTTTCCGCTTGAATCGTCTGATGAATACGATTCCGTTGTGGAAACATTGCAGAAGGCCGTTCATACGCTGGAATCGATTGCTGGAGTCGATGTGCGCGATGTCTATGTGGGCATTGCGGGTAAGCATGTGTCTTCGTTCAGCTACAAAGGTCTTGTGACGCTTCCGACGAACGAAGTCCGTGAAGAAGATATCATCAACGTCCAGAGACAGGCAAGTACGCTGCCGGACAAGGCGGGCGAAATCATCCATATTTTTCCGGGTGAATATACGCTGGATGACGAAACGGGTATTCGCAATCCGAAAGGCTATTCTGGCCGTCGCCTCGGAGTTGAAGTTCAGGTGGTTACCTCACGCCCGAACGCTCTCCAGGATATTGCCAAGTGCGTGAATCGCGCTGGCCTCAATGTGGCAGGCTTTGTGCTTGAACCGCTTGCCGCTGCATCTGCTGTCTTGTCTAATGACGAACGTGAACTCGGTGTGGCGCTGATCGATATCGGTGCCGGTTCTGCCGACGTCGCTGTCTTTGTCAAGGATTCCGTGCGTTACACGGCTTCGCTCGACATTGCAGGCAACATTATTACTAGTGACATTAGCAAGTGCCTCAAGGTTCCGGTCTCGCTTTCGAAGGCTGAAGAACTCAAGAAAAAGTACGGCACCTGCTCGCTCAACAATTTGATTGAAGATGAAACCTTCCCGGTCCCTGGTGTGGGCGACCGTGGAGAAGTTCTTTGTTCTCGTAAGCTTTTGGCTCAAATTATTACTGCTCGCGTTGCAGAAATCTTCAAGCTTTTGGCTAAGGATTTGGAAAAGCACCACCTCGATACGGTCATCGATGGCGGTATCGTCCTTACGGGTGGCTGCTGCAACCTTGCCGGCATTGAAGAAATTGCGACTAAAATATTCAAGAAGCCTGTCCATATCGGAAAGCCGAAGGGCATGAGTGGCATTCAGGATGCATACCAGAATCCGTCTTATGCAACCGGCATTGGCCTCTTGTATTACGCGAACAAGAAACATCGCGAAAGAAAACAGCGTGACACGGATACCCAGTTGCTTGTAACTGTGAAGAAGGGTATGCAGCGCCTTCGCGACATCATCAAGACTTACTTCTAA